caaagagagCGTAAGCCCGGACATTCTCTCAGGGGGCTATTTCTCACAGGACTAAGCCACAACATTCCAAGTGCACGTGCACAGCAGAAAGAAGTGAACATTTGCAACAAATTGCACTCTTGCCAACCCCAGTTTGAACTCACGTTATCAAAGTAGCAGTCGTAGCCATCGGGTGAGGCCTTCTTCAGCGCTTCTTCCAAGGATCCTACAGTCTTATAGTTAAAGGCTTCATCAAAGCCAATCTGTTTCAGATAAGCAACCTTTTTATCTGAGCCAGCGCAGCCAACCACTTTGCAACCctggaggaaaagaaaatacGTCTTAACGCAGAGGTGGTTTCAGAATAAAATACAAGATACAAATGAGATGCTACATGCCACCAGGCAGCGGAGCCTACAACTCTCCCTTGCCTTTCCCTGCCCTGCACAGCTTTGGAATGCTGCAGGTTCCCCAGCTCCCACAGCCTTGAGCCGCCCTGTGAAAGCGGATTCCCCTGCTTCTCTTTGCCCCACACAGAAAGTAGTCAACAGGCGACATGAGACTTCGAACTCTACACTAAGGTATTTTATAGGTGTTCAGTTAGCCTCTGGCCTAGATTTTAGTGCTTTAGCTACGGCGACCCAAAAAAGGAAGATACCAAATACAATTTCAAGAGTGTCATTTTCAAGGATCCATCACTGAAGGGATTAAATTTATGACGTATGATACAAACCACTTAATAGTCacatttcagaccatttctctttGTGTTATTGACAGAGAcagaaaaatgtttctaaaagTGTGTAcactctcctcctttcccttctcaCCCCACATTTTAATCTCctgtaaggcaggggttctcaacctttttctttctgaggcccccccacaaacatgctataaaaactccatggcccacctgtgccacaactgtatTTTTGCAtacaaaagccagggccagtgttatgggttagcaagcagggcaattgctgaGAGCTCCACACCCACAGGGGACCCTGCAAaattaagttgctcaggctttggcttcagggggctcccaggcttcagccctgcatcGTGGGACTTTGgccttctgccctgggccccagtgagtctaatactGGCCCTCTTGGCGGCCCCCTATAACCTATTCGCAGCCACCCCGGGGGCCCCAGCCCCTGGTTGAGAAGTACTGCTGTAAGGTACATATATTGTATGATGCTGACAGGTGAAGACTTGCTTGTGGAGTAGTGGCAATAGGTATGAGGAAAGCACGTGCTGTATCACTGACTAAGGAGAGTGCTGGTTGCAAGGTTTGCACCAGCTGAATGATAAATGCAGGCAGGAATTGGTCATGGCATCTTTTATTTATTCCCTGGGGGCAATACTCTGTTTCTTATCTGGCTGTTCACTACCACACTGCTAGATACGCATAGCTAACTGCATCTGTGATCCTGGTTCTTGCAGTAAGCCGGTGTGCTTTAGCGGATTACGGGGACACTATTGACGGGGAGAACAGATCAGTGACATATACACATTGCAAACTGTTACCTATGCTCCTGGGCTCAATTCCAGGCCTAGCCCTAGTCACATGGAGGCAATGGGGCTTCTCAACTGAGTGAGGCTTCACAGGGTGGGGCTAGCAGTCCCCAGGAGCAATAGTAATTGGAAACAACTgcatcattttaatttaattctccTACTAAAAGTGCCTTgctagaggtttttttttattaattattattattatagttaaACAACTGATCTTGGAGCAAGTCCCATCTAAGAGACGCTTTGTCCCCCTTCCTCCTAAGCACTCAAATCCCTCCACTCCTCTCCTTAGCTTGACAGTCTATGGTGTTCATATGAACAATTCAAGCCACTCACTCCGATTTTAGCAATCTGCCCCACCACTGAACCCacagctccagctgctgcagtaaCCAGCACGGTGTCTCCTGCTCTAATCTTGCAGATCTCAAATAGGCCGAAGTATGCAGTGAGgctgaaagagaaaggaaatgttCAGTGGAGACATTACAAACACCAAGTCCGGTCATGCTTCATGTAGCTGTCCAGGGGAGGGGATCTCTCATCCCATTAGAGATTCTATATGAAGTGCTCGGAATTATTTATAAGGTGTACAAAATCCATTCAAGCTATTTGAATGTGGAAAGCTAAACATCTtgcccattttttaaataaatgttaagaaGCTTCTGTTCTGCCCAGATCACAAGTTGCAAGCTTTCCATGTGGCTTGTCCTACAAATATAGAGGTAAGAAAAGAAGCAAGTTAGGAGGAACTAGGCAAGAGAAAGAATAAGTGGAATGGAATTTCTTCTGTATTTAGGGCAGGGTTACCATGAACAGTAGCTCTGTTCAACAGGTATAGATGTGCTTTTGATGCTGCTATAGGACTGCAGAATTCTACAGCTGCATGTTTCCATCTTTGTGCAAACTCTGGAAATACAGAGAAATCGGCAGAGCAAGATCAGTATTTTATGAGCCCTAGCTAGttaccactgaaatcaaaaggagtCCTTCCATCAACTCTAATGTCTGTTGGACTGGGCCTTTGGTCTGCTTTTTAATTCCAGCACAATACTCTGTCCCCATCCCATATGGCCAAGAAGCAACCGTGCGGTCTCCAAGTAGGAGGAAAAGAGGCTCCAAATGGAGACATAGAGCTATAAGCCTCGCACACGCAGGATGGGTCAAAATTCAGTCCCTCTTCAGTGGCAAGAGCCTCTCAGAGCATGCACTGATTAGGCTCAAGTGTGGCGTGGTAGAGCCTGCACACAGAGGGCTGGAAATCTCAATGCAGCGAAGTTTGGTTAGTCTTTATATAGCCTGTGCTATGACTTACCCTGGCATGCCAATTGTCCCAAGAGCCAAAGATCTGGGGAGCTTTTCTGGCCAAGGAGGAAGCAGCTGTAGATCTTTCCCATCAGAGATGAAGTGAGTTGTCCAGCCTGAATTAGCCACAACATAGGTCCCTACTGGGTAGGTGGGATTCTTGCTTTCCACAGCTCTGAGAAGACAAACAAAAGCCACACTTTACAAACAGCTCCTTCTCCCTAGCTTTGCTAAATATTTACATAGGGCTCGGGGCTGTGTGAGGGTTAGGAGGAAATGCTCCCTTTAGGCAGGTGAACACAAAAAACTAGCTACACTGCACATTTCCTGCACCTTTTTCTGAAACAGCTGGTACATGGCCATAGGAattaccatactggatcagacttaTGCTCCTAATATGTTAGGGAGGATCCCAAGCCAAAACCCTGACTGAAACACCAGTTCGGTTTGAATCCTGAGTTGATCCCTGCAGCTTGAACAGAAGGAGAGAGGAAGTTTGGGGAAATGGTATCTCACAGGGGCAGAGTAGAAGTGGCAGTTCCCTATTCAGTAAACCAGGTCCCTTTTCAAAAGCTGAAGACATTTCACCTCCTAAAGGCTGCTCCTCTTGTAGGACAGGAAGGGCTCTTTAAGAACAGCTTGAAAACTGTATCGGTTTGGGACTCTAATAATGAAGATAgtcaaacaaaaataacaaaattcaGCAGAAGGTGCACACGATCCTTTGGCACCAGACGCAGTGAATTCCTCAGCTCATTTCAAGTGAAGTGTTACAACTATTGATGGTACCCGACCTCTCGCTCAGAGGATTAGGGCTTAAATTTCCTCCCAACCTCTGGTTTCCCACACAGGACCACAAAGAAGTCTGATGATGATGGAGACTCTATAGCATTCCTTGGCAATGGTGAAGTTGCCATACGCCTTATCAGCAAAAGGAGTAAGGTGACTGAAGAGTATTCTCAGCTGGAATAGCTGACTGTACCGTTCCTGGGTGAGCAGTTATTACACAGCACGTCCTGCATACAAGCTGACACCTCAGAATATGATCACTTGTGCAATGTTAGCCTTTCCTGCTCTGTCTTGTAAGAACTCCCTTCAATGgcactgctcatgtgagtaacgCAAGTAAGGGTAGTCTCCAGGCCTCCGAACAAGCTCTAAGTAGTACTAGAAGGCAGTACGGCTTCACGGGATGTTCTTGCTTTCTGATGGGTTACAGACTGATAAAGAAAGTAGTTGCCAGGAAATATGGGGCCTCACAGAGAAGTATTGACTAAAAGATGTAGCCAGTTGTGCTTCGTAATGAAAAATGTTTGAGACTCCAAATAACCAAACTTAGCCAAATTTACAGTCTAAAGTCAAAACAGCACAatacaaaaggagaaaaattccCAGAAGCAATTCTTACGTCACAGTATGTGTGTgccttacacagaaggtgtgccTCAATGATACACCCCCAAAACCACTCATATTTATATCATGGCTGATTACAAGTTAAAAAGCACCTTAAACATCATCCAAGATCTAACCCACCAGTTCCTTAACttatttttctgaacctttccttctctctcttttggatAGCACATTCCAAACAAGTTGGACATAGAGATACATCCCAACCTCTGCTTGGACACACCATTTATGTATCTTGTCTGACAGCTTTCCTAATGCCAATTTGCTGACTTCAGAGTCACAGTGTTGTGAGATACTTGGGTGAACAGACATGGGTGAACAGAATCGTGGGGAGACCATAAGGCATACAGTTAACATATGTATTATATAACTTTATGTATATAATGTATGGTATATTAGTATCGTGCACATAATACCTATTAATGTGCTGCATTGGCTAACAGAAAGTAATATAAGCTGCATGCAACCATCTCTTATAAGTGACATTGTACTTTCTCTAGTGCTTTGAGTCTCCTGTATGGAAAGATGATAGTGAGttaggaaaaaagaaatcaagcAACTAATGAAGACCTTACCTAGCAACTTGGCTGCCTATCATTATGTCTCCCTCTTTCATGTATCTCCTACTATAAGGTCTGAAACACACAAAATGGAGAGAGCCTTAATTAAGTGCAAAACAGTCACTACAGATTACTGTCCATTTTCTGATTAAGACACAGTGCACCAAGGGTCTCGCTGCTGACTATGCCAGATAtctgcagagagacagagagaaagttaCATTCTcatgttaacaaaaataaaatattgttcctAGCCAACCGCTCATGAGTGGAGATGCCCCTTGATCAACTACCGTGCTGGGCTAACTTATTACAAAATGATAGTCCCCTGCCGTTCCGAGGTTACAGTTACTATTAGAGAACACAGCTAGTACCTTCACCATAAGGCCCGGGTCAGGGACTCAGAAGaactgggtttaattcctggctctaccataaacttcctttgtgactttaatctctctgtgcctcagttccccatctataaaatggagataataacacTTCCATTCTCATGCCCTTCTCTATGTATTTAgactaaactcttcagggcagggagtgtttCTTGCTGAGTGTAGACACAGCacctagcagagtggagccttgagCTCAGCTATTCTGTTGgaatataaatagtaataataataattaggacTTGCCGCATAGATGAACAGAACTGCGTTTCACCTGAGTTCCCAAATGGTCCAGTAAAGCCCAGTGAAATTCTACGGCTGTAGTATAGTTATTGCACAGTTCAGTCCGGTCTACTCTGCATGACTGAGCTGCGCTGTAGCCGTATGTTGTGGAAGTGGGGAGGATACTGTGCTGTAACCAGCTCCACCAATGTGGTCGTTGCTACAGTGTAGATGTTGGTGAAGACATAGATGGGGCTCTGGTGTTTCTATAGGGCAGGTAGCCCCTGAGAGGACCGTGGAAAGCCAGATGCTCTGAATAAGCACTGCTTTTAGGATTCAAAGTAGCTATTCAAAGtagtaaactaaactaaaaaggaagaaagaaaagcttACCTCATGTAAGGATCAACACTGAGAAACACAGATTCAAACAGCACATCTGCAATAAAAAGGATTAGCGGTTACATTAGGACCTACAGTAAGTAGAGCTGCTAAGCAAAAGTGACAGAGATCAAATCAAGTTTCTAGGCTTTGTCTAAGTTACTGCTACACTGTTAGCAGAGAAGGCAAACGGACATagctttctgttttgtttttgagaccGTTGTGGAAGGAAGGTTTCTGGGACACACAGCCTGTCTTCCTTTCCTGTGCCCCAGGGATGGGCAACTGGGGGCCCGGAGGCCGCATACAGCCAGATAGAGCATTTTATTTGGCCCACCATGGGTGTAGCCACAGGTGGGCCCGAGTGGACCATCGCCCACCCAATTAGACTCCAGGCCCATCCAAATCAGAGCCTGAGGGAGGGAAGCAACAAGAGGCTCTGCCAGCCCCGAACAGAGGATGCTGAAAGAGGGAGAGAGGCGGCTCTTCCCACCACCCGGAGTAAGGGCAGGAGGCAGATCCGCAATCACAGCGGGATCCCTCCAGGATGGCCCTGGTGGACAGCGCCTGGGGGTACCAAGCAAGGGCTGTGCATCCCGGGTGGCAGGGACTGAGGCAGGGGTGGTGTCCAGGGGCACAGGCTTGTCCACATTCCTGGAGATCACGGAGCTGAACATTGGTGGGCAAGTGTCTCTGCTGGTGGGCTCTTCTGCAAAGGTCAGTCAGTGAAGGAGATATGTTTAACctggggctttggggtggggggttgtagTTAAAGGTTGTTCTGTAAGGGGCTGTTATATAAAACATTTCTAAGTTATGCAATATGTCGTctctaacaaaaaacaaaaagtaaggatggcctgcCAAAGGGTTTCAGTGGATTCTGCGGCCCACTACCACCTTAGCATTGCCCATCCCTGCTATATCCCGTTCCTTTGTAAGAAGCTCAAAAGTCCAGGCACCCACACAGAGAACTGTTACCTTTTAAGACCCATGCATAAAACCCTTTATTACCATTATTCAACCAACAGAGGGTGCTGACAGACCACATTCACCCACCCGTAGGCCCCAAGGCAGATTATTTTGgacataaataaatattaatacccGATTTACTTTTTCTCCCTTAAATTTCAAAGAGGGGATGTTGTTTGGTAATTTTGGACcactttggtttggtttgtttaacATAAGTGGTTTACAAGAACAAATGGTATTAGAAAAGTTATCATTTAAAAGCAATAAATACCGGGGCGTGGGGTGAGAGATTGGGGTTGGAGGTGTCTGTGTTAAACTCTTGCTGTCACTGATTACAACCATTAGAGAACTGTGCAAGTACATGAGAGCCAGAAAGTTAAACGGATTAGACTCTTTGCATTCAAAGCCATTTAAGTAGCAGGGAGGgaaagctgcattttaaaaataacattacaggcgagtctcatcttacacgggggttccgttccgcggttagtgcgtaaagcgaaaaccgcgtatagtcaaaattacattgagttgaatggcgggcggaatcgcccgcactacaggtacagtattataattgttatttttctcttttttgttgttgttggcttgttttttgccgaccgcgtaaagctgaaattgcgcatgttaaatgcgtgtaagatgcgacagacctgtactttaACCTAAAGGTATCCCCACCTCCACTTTAAGGATTtaaagggaagggaaataacAAATAAGTTTTCTTAAATACGTGCTGGAAtggaattgtattttttaaagagtCTCTGAAAACTGGCTTCTTCCTTTTTAATGGATGTACATTTCAAACCTGCCATCTGCAACCATATCCAGATGTTTTAACATCATCTCTCTGATACTCTTAATCATGTAACAGATATATTGGGTAATGCTGCATCATACCTTAATGCTCAGATGTGTGGCTAGTGCCAAAGGCAAGAAAACACTTGTTGCAACTATTTATATATTCAGATTGTAAAAAAACAATGCACAATCCCAGGCACATGCAGGTCCGTTCTATGTTGTCTTTCTGGGCAAGCAGCGTATTAAAAATCCTTGGATTTTTGTAAATTCCCCTGGAATGACTGCTGGACATGGCCAGGTAGTATGGAATGGAGAGGGGTGAAATAGTAAGCGTGACACGCATGGATGTTCAGAGACTGAAGAGGCAGGTCCATTTCTCTCCGGACAGTGTTGGGAGCATTGCTTTAAAAACGCAGAAATTCAGGAATATGACCTAGTCAATCGGGGGGGAATTTTCTAATTTTGCCAgggccagctgattcaggctcccAGGACTCGGGCTAAATGGCTGTTTAACTGCGGTGCCAACTTACGGGATCAGGCGGAAGCCTGGGCTTTAGGACCTTGTGAGGTTGGAGGACCCAGAGCTTgccagcccaaacatctacaccgcaattataCAGCCCcttagagcctgggtcagctggcacaggccagccgcgggcgtgtaattacagtgtagacatacccctagggtttagagagcatggcccatGAGGCAGAGGAAGCACTGGTTGTTCCAGAGGAGGGCTGGAAAGAGGGAGAGTGACGGAGGTGAGAATGTCTCCATAGCTCCAGCTCTTGTGAAAGGAACAAACCGGAGCTGgcccagtatcacggctgcccaaAGCTGTATGGGGTCGTGAATATGGGGGCTTGTGACCTTGCATTGGGAAAAAGGAGAGAGGCTGTAGCTAGCTACATGGGTAGGTTGTCACTCTGGATGGGTTTGCAGAGAACctcagaagagggcaccggaggagtttgttggggaaagtttactggtGTCGAAGATGACCGGGAGCAGCCAAGACTTGCTGCCAGACTGGAACTTTGCCCAGGACTCCCAAACTTTTGGCCTAGACGCATTGGTCAGTGTCTGTCCCTTCATACTGGGGTACCATTGAGCACATGGGTCCGTGTGTTGCATGtaaccctgttttactgctccctcTATCTTTTccccctgttgtttttctccattcatccccctgtaaacaaatatttccctttcctaaaTTGCTGTTCTAtgcagggggggaagggtgcacttttttcctccctcctctgccacacaCACTGCAGGGGGTTTGGAGCAGGTGCCCCTGGGAGAGAGTTTCCCGGTTGTGTTCCTGTGCACACCTTTTCTTGGCTGGAGCtgcactatttatttttttttttaataaaaatccagTCATGAGTTTTCTGTTGAATTAGGCCTGCCTTCTGGTTGGGACCACAGGGCAAGCTTCCAGGTTTGCTGTGTCAATAATAAGGCTTGAAACATCTGGCAGATCCTTACTGGCTGGAGACTTAAACCTGCTAGCCAG
This genomic window from Trachemys scripta elegans isolate TJP31775 chromosome 6, CAS_Tse_1.0, whole genome shotgun sequence contains:
- the PTGR1 gene encoding prostaglandin reductase 1, which gives rise to MVRAKSWTLKKHFEGFPKTNDFELKEVELPKLKDGDVLFESVFLSVDPYMRPYSRRYMKEGDIMIGSQVARAVESKNPTYPVGTYVVANSGWTTHFISDGKDLQLLPPWPEKLPRSLALGTIGMPGLTAYFGLFEICKIRAGDTVLVTAAAGAVGSVVGQIAKIGGCKVVGCAGSDKKVAYLKQIGFDEAFNYKTVGSLEEALKKASPDGYDCYFDNVGGEFSSIVLNQMKKFGRIAVCGAISGYNDTVPQKGPYVQIPMIFKELYMEGFIVSRWNDRREEALKILLRWVVEGKIKCEEHVTEGFEKMPAAFMGLLKGENLGKAIIKV